The Thaumasiovibrio subtropicus genome window below encodes:
- a CDS encoding M48 family metallopeptidase, giving the protein MQWKTTLSALVISSLMAGCAQSPTGRNQVLMFSSDEMSSLGAQSFEQIKQQEKISKDPTLNRYVQCVTKSITDVVGPQAGFDEWEVVVFESDQVNAFALPGGKIGVYTGLLDVAQTPDQLASVIGHEIGHVLAEHSNERLSRTQLAGLGMQVTSIAIQGSGYGEYHDLTMAGLGLGVQFGVLMPYGRAQETESDIIGVRLMTEAGYNPNESVALWINMARKSNGNQPPEFMSTHPSHSTRIDDLNSEIAQLPPYQTQKPQCRRPS; this is encoded by the coding sequence ATGCAATGGAAAACAACCCTCAGTGCCCTCGTAATCAGCAGCTTGATGGCAGGGTGCGCACAATCCCCGACCGGGCGAAATCAAGTCCTGATGTTTTCTTCTGATGAAATGTCATCGTTAGGTGCGCAATCATTTGAACAAATCAAACAACAAGAAAAAATTTCAAAAGATCCAACTCTCAATCGCTATGTGCAGTGCGTAACAAAATCAATTACCGACGTTGTTGGCCCGCAGGCAGGCTTTGATGAGTGGGAAGTCGTTGTCTTTGAGAGTGATCAAGTCAATGCATTCGCGCTACCTGGTGGCAAGATTGGCGTATACACTGGCTTGCTTGACGTCGCGCAAACACCAGATCAACTCGCGAGTGTCATCGGCCATGAGATTGGCCATGTCCTTGCGGAACACTCCAACGAGCGCCTTTCCCGAACGCAGTTAGCAGGGTTAGGCATGCAAGTCACCAGTATTGCCATCCAGGGTTCAGGCTATGGTGAGTATCATGACTTAACGATGGCCGGCCTCGGCCTTGGCGTGCAATTTGGCGTGCTCATGCCGTATGGTCGCGCCCAAGAAACCGAATCAGATATCATCGGCGTCCGCTTAATGACAGAAGCTGGCTACAATCCTAACGAGAGTGTCGCACTTTGGATAAACATGGCGAGAAAGAGTAATGGAAATCAACCGCCTGAGTTTATGTCTACGCACCCCTCTCATTCAACGCGCATTGACGACTTAAATAGTGAAATCGCTCAATTACCACCATACCAGACCCAAAAACCACAATGCCGTCGCCCAAGTTAA
- a CDS encoding response regulator, whose amino-acid sequence MTTPVLICDDSALARKQMARSLPASLNAEVTFAQHGKEAMDILQSQQFTIMFLDLTMPEMDGYQTLQALRDAGIDMPVIVVSADVQPEAQKRVMGLGAKGFIRKPIDKPQLVELLKTLVVEPESDLDTVVQTVVTPKLKRRDIYMEVANVAIGRAADAMARHFDVFVHLPLPNVNLFEVSELHMTMRHLVSNDAMSGVCQGFSGEGIAGEALVLLSDSSVSQLANLLNYPESQEFDNELELLMDISNIMVGSFLQGIGEQAAVRFFQSHPVLLGQHVPIESLIEKTSGNWRKTMTFEVSYAIENTEIKCDLLLMFVDESLPLLDNKLSYLMEDH is encoded by the coding sequence ATGACAACACCCGTTCTGATTTGTGACGATTCGGCTTTAGCACGTAAGCAGATGGCGCGTTCGTTGCCGGCTTCGCTTAACGCAGAAGTAACCTTTGCCCAGCACGGTAAAGAGGCGATGGATATTCTGCAGTCGCAACAATTCACCATTATGTTTCTCGACCTCACCATGCCTGAAATGGATGGCTATCAAACCCTTCAAGCGCTCCGCGACGCTGGCATTGATATGCCTGTAATTGTCGTGTCTGCTGACGTTCAGCCTGAAGCACAGAAGCGCGTGATGGGGTTAGGCGCAAAAGGATTCATTCGCAAGCCCATCGATAAGCCGCAGCTGGTAGAGCTGTTAAAAACGTTGGTTGTTGAGCCTGAGAGTGATCTCGATACGGTTGTGCAAACCGTTGTCACACCAAAACTGAAGCGCCGTGATATTTACATGGAGGTTGCGAACGTCGCGATTGGTCGGGCGGCAGATGCGATGGCGAGACACTTTGATGTGTTCGTTCATTTACCCTTACCCAATGTCAACTTGTTTGAGGTAAGTGAACTGCACATGACAATGCGCCACCTTGTGTCAAATGATGCCATGTCCGGTGTCTGCCAAGGGTTTTCTGGGGAAGGCATTGCAGGTGAAGCCTTGGTGTTACTGAGTGATAGCAGTGTGTCGCAATTGGCAAATTTATTGAATTACCCAGAAAGTCAAGAGTTCGACAATGAACTCGAGTTGCTGATGGATATTAGTAACATCATGGTGGGATCTTTCCTTCAAGGTATTGGGGAGCAAGCCGCTGTAAGGTTCTTCCAAAGTCACCCTGTTTTATTAGGGCAACATGTGCCGATTGAAAGCTTGATCGAAAAGACCAGTGGTAATTGGCGTAAAACCATGACGTTTGAAGTGAGCTACGCCATCGAAAATACGGAAATTAAGTGTGATTTACTGCTCATGTTTGTTGATGAATCACTCCCGCTATTAGATAACAAACTCTCGTATCTCATGGAGGATCATTAA
- the cobB gene encoding Sir2 family NAD+-dependent deacetylase, which yields MSIKYKNIVVLTGAGISAESGIKTFRDQDGLWENHHIEDVATPEGYRRNPELVQRFYNDRRRLLNSGEVHPNPAHFALAELEKALDGEFTLVTQNIDNLHEKAGSSKIIHMHGELLKAQCNMSGQSIEWQGDITLDDHCHCCQIPAPLRPNVVWFGEMPIGMDRIHHALTHCDLFISIGTSGAVYPAAGFVHEASLRGAHTVELNLEPSEVESEFEEKRYGKASEIVPAFVTAILNGE from the coding sequence ATGTCGATAAAATACAAGAATATTGTGGTACTCACTGGCGCCGGCATTAGCGCGGAATCAGGTATTAAGACGTTTCGAGACCAAGACGGGTTGTGGGAGAATCACCACATAGAAGATGTTGCGACACCGGAAGGCTATCGTCGTAATCCTGAACTTGTACAACGTTTTTATAATGATCGCCGTCGACTATTAAACTCCGGCGAAGTCCATCCCAACCCTGCACACTTCGCATTGGCAGAGCTTGAAAAGGCGCTTGATGGAGAATTTACCCTCGTTACCCAGAATATTGATAATCTTCACGAAAAAGCAGGAAGCAGTAAAATCATTCATATGCATGGCGAACTATTGAAGGCGCAATGCAATATGTCAGGTCAATCAATTGAATGGCAGGGTGACATTACTCTCGATGATCATTGTCATTGTTGCCAAATTCCAGCCCCTTTACGACCGAATGTTGTCTGGTTTGGCGAAATGCCAATTGGTATGGATCGTATTCATCACGCATTGACACATTGTGATCTTTTCATTTCGATTGGTACCAGCGGGGCGGTTTACCCAGCAGCAGGTTTTGTCCACGAAGCCTCTCTTCGCGGTGCGCACACTGTTGAATTGAATCTCGAGCCAAGTGAAGTTGAAAGTGAGTTTGAAGAAAAACGCTACGGTAAAGCCTCTGAGATAGTGCCAGCGTTTGTCACGGCCATTCTTAACGGCGAGTAA
- a CDS encoding NERD domain-containing protein, which yields MELGLWLLISPIAVLLAYLIKQPSAQLYHAAKQRYFLLKIHLYARRTHGALLKTVSIRNAPDCIDYVIINNQGLFCFSYHQWQGKLFGDLRAPQLTIKTGRKTYRFDNPVFQWHYISNAVKGVLPHRQHISIYHLPFFINARPISLQSEFYFSIKQLMTYISTRPTQLNHYDVAVCLEAIYQHCRVEKAWLSKQLKIEGIRNDKRSHDCRLP from the coding sequence TTGGAACTCGGTCTTTGGCTACTCATCAGTCCAATCGCAGTGCTGTTGGCTTATCTCATCAAACAGCCTTCAGCACAGCTCTATCACGCCGCCAAACAGCGTTACTTCCTGCTCAAGATCCACCTTTACGCACGTCGCACTCATGGTGCATTACTAAAAACGGTCTCAATCAGAAACGCGCCTGACTGTATCGACTATGTAATCATTAACAATCAAGGGTTGTTTTGCTTTTCATACCATCAATGGCAAGGTAAGTTATTCGGCGATCTGCGCGCGCCGCAACTGACGATAAAAACAGGCCGAAAGACCTACCGTTTTGATAACCCCGTTTTTCAGTGGCACTACATCAGCAATGCGGTCAAAGGGGTCCTTCCTCATCGCCAACACATATCGATTTACCATTTACCCTTTTTTATCAATGCCCGCCCCATTTCACTTCAATCAGAATTTTATTTCTCAATTAAGCAACTAATGACATATATTAGTACTAGGCCTACCCAGCTTAACCACTATGATGTCGCAGTGTGCTTGGAAGCAATTTACCAACACTGTAGAGTTGAAAAAGCGTGGCTTTCAAAACAACTCAAAATAGAAGGAATACGCAATGACAAAAGAAGCCATGATTGCCGTTTACCATGA
- a CDS encoding transcriptional regulator: MGFTEQDRQALYAIWMSQKAKMRMTQMEMAKRLEMTQSEFAALLSGKEPLNRTFINHFCDQMCINPIVVIPSLQHAHHNGERMLLKSKMVVEGDIQQIYAHGNEIVVEYYPPQ, encoded by the coding sequence ATGGGATTTACAGAACAAGACAGACAAGCGCTCTATGCTATTTGGATGTCACAAAAAGCAAAAATGCGTATGACGCAGATGGAGATGGCGAAGCGGCTAGAGATGACGCAGTCAGAGTTTGCGGCACTGTTGTCTGGAAAGGAGCCGCTTAATCGCACCTTTATCAATCATTTTTGCGATCAAATGTGTATAAATCCGATTGTCGTTATTCCTTCACTTCAGCACGCTCACCATAATGGCGAAAGGATGCTCCTCAAGAGCAAAATGGTGGTAGAAGGCGACATTCAGCAGATATATGCGCACGGAAATGAGATCGTTGTGGAGTACTATCCGCCCCAATAA
- a CDS encoding OmpA family protein — MKLKYSVLPLTALMAFSAIAEQSQPWYVGARVGNAHYTDAAYNDVFKFEDRDSIAGGVFFGYNFKPWFAIEAGYTDLGEAKLSGVTWDIDGFDIVGKASWDLTENTEIFGKFGGFRFDNKASGLSTGYTGRDGWATTVGAGLEYFFNNDLSTRLEYQYYADMIEADAHFWGLSLVYNFGGVEPMPVEPAPMPEPEPEPEPMPVEPMIVEVEPITRNLYFAFDSGELTQDDVQKLVPVAERLRTYPNSQLYVIGHTDSRGSAEYNQKLSEKRATTVAAYLEQYFNIEESRIFIEGRGEEQPIATNETDEGRQQNRRVEVFTPGFSYEK; from the coding sequence ATGAAATTAAAATATAGCGTTCTACCTTTAACAGCTTTAATGGCTTTCTCTGCAATCGCAGAGCAGTCGCAACCATGGTACGTTGGTGCGCGAGTTGGTAACGCACACTATACTGACGCAGCCTACAATGATGTCTTTAAATTTGAAGATCGTGACAGTATCGCTGGTGGTGTGTTCTTTGGTTATAACTTCAAACCTTGGTTCGCAATCGAGGCGGGCTACACCGATCTGGGTGAAGCGAAGCTTTCTGGCGTAACTTGGGATATTGATGGTTTCGATATCGTCGGTAAAGCGTCTTGGGACCTCACTGAGAATACTGAAATCTTCGGTAAGTTTGGTGGCTTCCGCTTTGACAATAAGGCATCAGGCCTTTCAACGGGTTACACAGGCCGCGACGGTTGGGCAACCACTGTGGGTGCAGGTCTGGAGTACTTCTTTAACAATGATCTATCAACACGTCTGGAGTATCAGTACTACGCCGACATGATTGAGGCAGACGCGCATTTTTGGGGGCTGAGCTTAGTGTATAACTTTGGTGGTGTAGAGCCTATGCCAGTAGAGCCAGCACCAATGCCTGAGCCAGAGCCAGAGCCGGAACCAATGCCAGTTGAGCCGATGATTGTTGAAGTTGAGCCAATCACTCGTAACCTTTACTTCGCGTTTGACAGCGGCGAATTGACGCAAGATGACGTACAGAAACTGGTGCCAGTAGCTGAGCGTCTACGTACTTACCCGAATTCGCAGTTATACGTTATCGGCCATACTGATTCACGTGGCTCTGCTGAGTATAACCAAAAACTGTCTGAGAAGCGTGCAACAACGGTTGCAGCGTACTTGGAGCAATACTTTAATATCGAAGAAAGCCGTATCTTCATTGAAGGTCGTGGCGAAGAGCAACCTATTGCGACAAATGAGACAGACGAAGGTCGTCAACAAAACCGTCGTGTAGAAGTATTTACACCAGGTTTCTCTTACGAAAAATAG
- a CDS encoding hotdog fold thioesterase yields MAIWQREMSLEKLNATNKNTLMETLQIEYTGFDDSSLTASMPVNSQVHQPLGMLHGGASVALAESVGSMAANLAVDENFYCLGLDINANHLKAMRAGRVFAKAEPVHLGKQTQVWSIAISDESGNLVCTSRLTMMVRSRKGDK; encoded by the coding sequence ATGGCCATTTGGCAACGCGAAATGTCGTTAGAAAAACTCAATGCGACAAACAAGAATACCTTAATGGAAACCTTGCAGATTGAATATACTGGCTTCGATGACAGTTCTCTCACTGCGAGTATGCCGGTCAACAGTCAGGTCCATCAGCCACTTGGTATGTTACATGGCGGCGCATCCGTTGCGTTGGCAGAATCGGTGGGCTCTATGGCGGCCAATTTGGCAGTCGATGAAAACTTCTACTGTTTGGGCTTAGATATCAATGCCAACCATCTCAAGGCCATGCGCGCTGGACGCGTTTTTGCTAAAGCCGAGCCTGTTCACTTGGGCAAGCAGACTCAGGTTTGGTCAATTGCGATTTCTGATGAAAGTGGCAACCTTGTGTGTACGAGCCGTCTAACCATGATGGTTCGCTCGCGAAAGGGTGATAAATGA
- a CDS encoding glucosaminidase domain-containing protein: protein MKKYAIAMFVALSLLGCDTSKDAPSTPLPDFAAITDVQTKKSAFFDYFSPLVASENQRVSAERDKLVPMAEKYAQQGRLSRKEFSFVAEMAEKYQLPFADNLDDAWFEEMLLRVDTIPAPLVLVQAAKESGWGTSRFAKEGFNYFGQWCYKQGCGLVPSARSAGASHEVAVFASPADSVSAYFLNLNRNRAYKELRDIRATLDPSTDTVTQSKQLTLGLQRYSERGMAYVNDIQAMLRQNKRFFANEF, encoded by the coding sequence ATGAAGAAATACGCCATTGCCATGTTTGTCGCCCTGAGCCTACTCGGGTGCGACACCTCTAAAGACGCGCCATCAACGCCATTGCCTGACTTTGCTGCCATCACCGACGTGCAGACGAAAAAATCCGCTTTCTTCGATTATTTTTCACCTTTAGTGGCCTCAGAAAATCAACGGGTCTCCGCAGAACGTGACAAGTTGGTCCCCATGGCCGAAAAGTATGCGCAACAAGGAAGGTTAAGCCGTAAGGAGTTTAGCTTTGTTGCTGAGATGGCTGAGAAGTATCAGTTGCCATTTGCCGATAATCTTGATGATGCGTGGTTTGAGGAGATGTTGTTACGTGTCGATACTATCCCAGCCCCGCTTGTTTTGGTGCAAGCTGCGAAAGAGTCTGGTTGGGGCACGTCGCGTTTCGCTAAAGAGGGTTTCAACTATTTTGGCCAATGGTGCTATAAACAGGGGTGTGGCTTAGTGCCTAGCGCACGAAGTGCAGGTGCGAGTCATGAAGTTGCGGTCTTTGCTTCTCCAGCGGATTCAGTTTCAGCGTATTTTTTAAATCTTAATCGCAATCGTGCTTATAAAGAGCTAAGAGATATACGCGCAACGCTTGATCCGTCGACTGATACCGTGACACAGAGTAAGCAGTTAACGCTCGGTTTACAGCGATACTCAGAGCGCGGTATGGCGTATGTGAATGATATCCAAGCGATGCTAAGACAAAACAAGCGTTTCTTTGCTAATGAGTTTTGA
- a CDS encoding DUF2786 domain-containing protein has translation MSDQRRKALKKIAKCLELGNSANVNEAAQAIKMAHRLMLKYGLDKEDIELIQMGKTVSQTLLPTDVSAQILKIIRGINRKFGVECVLTNHKGLKKAEFIGVAERAIFAAFAFDVVYREMNQQTGQFRNSFAGTGTDTVTVNRRVSSFLSGWLEGAIEKLPELNSNDDYNNKIKNYIDREFENVDRETFKQQLKEAMAALTDDYEKGMKKGRSIRINQPVGGTGPADIKRLNG, from the coding sequence ATGTCTGACCAAAGACGCAAAGCACTAAAAAAGATTGCCAAATGCCTTGAGCTTGGTAACTCAGCGAATGTCAATGAGGCTGCGCAAGCGATAAAAATGGCGCACCGCCTGATGCTCAAATATGGTCTGGACAAAGAAGACATTGAGCTGATTCAGATGGGTAAAACGGTCTCTCAAACCCTCTTACCCACAGATGTAAGCGCACAAATATTAAAAATCATCCGTGGCATCAATCGCAAGTTTGGTGTGGAGTGTGTCTTAACCAATCACAAAGGCTTGAAGAAGGCAGAGTTTATCGGGGTCGCGGAGCGCGCTATTTTCGCTGCGTTTGCGTTTGACGTCGTCTATCGTGAAATGAACCAACAAACGGGCCAGTTTAGAAACAGTTTTGCCGGCACTGGCACCGACACGGTGACAGTTAACCGTCGTGTCTCTTCCTTTCTCTCGGGTTGGTTAGAAGGTGCGATCGAGAAGCTCCCAGAGCTCAACAGCAACGATGATTACAATAACAAAATTAAAAACTATATTGATCGAGAGTTCGAAAATGTCGATCGAGAAACCTTCAAGCAACAACTCAAAGAAGCCATGGCCGCCCTCACCGATGACTATGAAAAAGGGATGAAAAAAGGCCGCTCCATTCGCATTAATCAGCCAGTGGGTGGGACAGGCCCTGCGGATATCAAACGCCTAAATGGATAA
- the mobA gene encoding molybdenum cofactor guanylyltransferase MobA — protein MTSSNSIAWVILAGGEGRRMRFKNKGLQLFQGKPLIYHIFKKLQRHTDAIYISCNQDIDTYEHYAPTIQDHSSQKLGPLAGMSAAFRHLDHQWIGFLPCDSPGIPDSLFSALEGKRDDAPVVMVKTPTRTHPVFCLINRKIGDELFSYLVAGERRLHHVLTSHPHLYITFPDHGFTNINTLDDLQA, from the coding sequence ATGACAAGTAGCAATAGCATAGCGTGGGTTATTTTGGCTGGTGGCGAAGGTCGCCGCATGAGATTTAAGAATAAAGGACTGCAACTCTTCCAAGGAAAACCTCTCATCTATCACATTTTTAAAAAGCTACAACGTCACACTGATGCTATTTACATCAGCTGCAACCAAGATATCGATACTTATGAACATTATGCTCCTACCATTCAAGACCACAGCAGCCAGAAACTTGGGCCTCTAGCGGGTATGAGCGCAGCTTTTCGACACTTGGATCATCAATGGATCGGCTTCCTACCTTGTGATTCACCGGGTATTCCCGATAGTTTGTTTTCCGCACTAGAAGGAAAGCGAGATGATGCGCCCGTTGTTATGGTAAAAACGCCGACACGTACCCACCCCGTTTTCTGTCTTATTAATCGTAAAATCGGTGACGAACTTTTTTCCTACCTCGTTGCCGGAGAGCGACGACTTCATCATGTTCTAACTAGCCATCCGCATCTGTACATCACGTTCCCAGACCACGGATTTACCAACATCAATACCCTTGATGATCTTCAAGCATAA
- a CDS encoding GNAT family N-acetyltransferase: MQFQLIKSPQTLPNSHYRIRSLFSDDLDTLFRLLAQPSLHRFLPGYVCQPKRYNAYFSMLAIQNDQLAEKSVNGVPHCSWVILPPENTPNGACPVGVCTAVPPDFVVGVLEIGFFLDERHRGKKVTEEVLNWMIDTQLRATLIHKLSAETMSTNHASQRVLESIGMQLEVHQQDYYQIGKQYADKLTYGCLLRR; the protein is encoded by the coding sequence ATGCAATTTCAGCTCATCAAATCGCCTCAAACGCTGCCAAATTCACATTATCGTATTCGTAGTTTATTTTCCGATGATCTAGACACGCTATTTCGCTTACTTGCCCAACCATCGTTGCACCGGTTTTTACCGGGTTACGTCTGTCAACCCAAGCGCTATAACGCCTATTTTTCGATGCTCGCGATACAAAATGACCAACTAGCGGAGAAATCGGTGAATGGTGTCCCTCATTGTAGTTGGGTCATTCTTCCGCCGGAAAATACACCGAATGGCGCGTGTCCAGTTGGCGTCTGCACAGCTGTGCCGCCAGATTTTGTGGTAGGTGTTCTTGAGATAGGATTCTTCTTAGATGAAAGGCATCGTGGTAAGAAAGTGACTGAAGAGGTATTGAATTGGATGATTGATACCCAGCTTAGGGCAACTCTCATTCATAAGCTATCCGCAGAAACGATGTCAACAAATCACGCGAGCCAGCGCGTGCTCGAGTCTATCGGTATGCAGTTAGAAGTCCACCAGCAAGACTACTACCAGATCGGCAAGCAATATGCCGATAAGCTTACGTATGGCTGCCTTTTAAGGCGGTAG
- a CDS encoding DUF3581 family protein translates to MFLAPYFTRNEQSWQFSRQQASHFAKYIAGDFNPIHDEEAKRFCVPGDLLFSMVLANHGLHKKMKFTFSGMVTEKQHLHISESTPGQLDLVDEAGKAYLHVNYEGELTQNSELIEQVTRKYVRFSGMNFPHIMVPLMESAQSMINPDRPLVIYESMEIEFDTLEFSLPDVELTQSDIEVDGKRGSVTLGFRFSENGKEIGHGRKVMRMSGLKPYCANAVDDLVNEFNSRKASFLESVA, encoded by the coding sequence ATGTTTTTAGCGCCGTACTTTACCCGCAACGAACAGAGCTGGCAGTTCTCTCGCCAACAAGCGAGCCACTTCGCAAAATACATAGCGGGAGACTTCAACCCTATTCACGATGAAGAAGCGAAACGCTTTTGTGTGCCGGGCGACCTACTCTTTTCGATGGTTTTAGCCAACCACGGCTTACACAAAAAAATGAAGTTTACCTTCTCTGGCATGGTGACCGAGAAGCAACACCTTCATATCAGCGAGTCAACGCCTGGCCAACTCGACCTCGTCGATGAAGCGGGCAAGGCATACTTACACGTAAATTATGAAGGTGAGTTGACACAAAACAGTGAACTCATCGAGCAAGTCACACGTAAGTATGTGCGCTTTTCAGGTATGAACTTCCCGCATATCATGGTGCCGCTGATGGAGTCTGCTCAATCGATGATCAACCCGGATCGCCCGTTAGTCATCTATGAGAGCATGGAAATAGAGTTCGATACACTTGAATTCAGCCTACCCGACGTTGAGCTTACTCAGTCTGATATTGAGGTTGATGGTAAACGTGGCTCAGTGACGCTAGGTTTCCGATTTAGCGAGAATGGCAAAGAGATTGGCCATGGCCGTAAGGTGATGCGAATGAGTGGATTGAAGCCCTACTGTGCGAATGCAGTGGACGACTTAGTGAATGAGTTCAACAGCCGTAAAGCCTCTTTCTTAGAGTCTGTTGCGTAA
- a CDS encoding DUF3389 family protein has protein sequence MKLAFSRGDIYVTPHEVVVKFNDETALTLKAAIDTVFLYQAAKVIAVRGSGAEWSMKLDNEEQLVTLAELASIELL, from the coding sequence ATGAAGCTAGCATTTAGTCGAGGCGATATTTACGTTACGCCGCATGAAGTGGTTGTAAAGTTCAATGATGAAACTGCATTAACATTGAAAGCTGCAATCGACACGGTGTTCTTATATCAAGCTGCAAAAGTGATAGCAGTGCGCGGTAGCGGGGCTGAATGGTCGATGAAACTTGATAATGAAGAGCAGCTAGTGACCCTAGCGGAGCTAGCAAGTATTGAACTCTTGTAG
- a CDS encoding PAS domain-containing protein, whose protein sequence is MQALPAEFEQFHWMVDIVQHVDTGLIVVDTDFNVHLWNGFMVHHSGKQSFDVMGKSLFELFPEIDEGWFRAKSKPVLNLGCRSFLIWRQRPYLFRCRNVRPITQQVEFMYQNVSLNPMRTVTGEIKHMFIAVEDATAEALAEKNI, encoded by the coding sequence ATGCAAGCATTACCTGCAGAGTTCGAACAGTTCCATTGGATGGTCGATATTGTTCAGCATGTCGATACAGGGTTGATCGTGGTCGATACGGATTTCAATGTCCATCTTTGGAATGGTTTTATGGTACATCATAGCGGTAAACAGTCATTTGATGTGATGGGGAAGTCCTTGTTTGAGTTGTTTCCCGAAATTGATGAAGGTTGGTTTAGAGCCAAATCTAAACCCGTGCTGAACTTGGGTTGTCGTAGTTTTTTGATTTGGCGCCAACGGCCTTATTTGTTCCGCTGCAGAAATGTACGACCTATTACGCAGCAGGTAGAGTTTATGTATCAAAATGTCAGTTTGAATCCGATGCGCACAGTGACGGGTGAAATAAAGCATATGTTTATTGCAGTAGAAGATGCGACAGCCGAAGCACTAGCAGAAAAAAATATATAA
- a CDS encoding DUF2797 domain-containing protein, translating into MKGTINKLRSTLGEQVDYYLPIGDESVHLNPFIGQSIQFQFTGNIYCDACGTKTKKSYSQGHCFKCMKTLARCDMCIMKPETCHYDKGTCREPDWADTFCMTAHYVYLSNTSGVKVGITRENQIPTRWIDQGATQALPIMKVKSRFLSGLIEVELAKSIADKTNWRAMLKGESVERDLQTIAKTLIESIDVELDNLRAQFGEDAIDILSDDMVDIHYPVTQYPTKITSHNLDKNPVVGGVLQGIKGQYLLLDTGVINMRKFTSYEIEWQS; encoded by the coding sequence ATGAAAGGAACCATCAATAAGCTTCGCTCAACCTTGGGCGAACAGGTCGATTATTATTTACCGATCGGCGACGAGAGCGTCCACCTAAACCCCTTTATTGGTCAATCTATCCAGTTTCAGTTTACTGGCAATATATACTGCGATGCATGTGGTACCAAAACCAAGAAGAGTTACTCTCAGGGCCACTGCTTCAAGTGCATGAAAACGCTTGCCCGCTGTGATATGTGTATTATGAAACCAGAAACCTGCCACTACGATAAAGGCACTTGCCGTGAGCCTGACTGGGCAGACACGTTTTGTATGACTGCGCACTATGTTTATCTATCAAACACCTCTGGCGTTAAAGTCGGGATTACACGCGAAAATCAAATTCCTACACGCTGGATCGATCAAGGCGCGACGCAAGCCCTCCCTATTATGAAAGTAAAGAGTCGTTTTCTTTCTGGTCTTATTGAGGTAGAACTCGCAAAATCTATCGCCGATAAAACAAACTGGCGAGCCATGCTCAAGGGAGAAAGCGTTGAACGCGATCTACAAACTATTGCCAAAACCTTAATCGAAAGCATCGATGTCGAGTTGGATAACCTAAGAGCACAGTTTGGTGAAGACGCCATCGATATCTTATCGGATGACATGGTCGACATTCATTACCCTGTCACGCAATATCCAACCAAGATTACCTCGCACAACTTAGACAAAAACCCTGTTGTCGGAGGTGTTCTGCAAGGCATCAAAGGTCAGTACTTGTTGCTCGATACTGGCGTTATTAACATGCGCAAGTTTACAAGCTATGAAATTGAGTGGCAGAGTTAA
- a CDS encoding L,D-transpeptidase family protein produces the protein MSHFSGNDREFWRCKVAKYLVALSVFCSTQVRSADIESLWVSKSHRQLHVYIAGEVVRIIPIKLGIEPEGPKRWRGDKRTPEGIYRISAKNRFSRFHLSLRIDYPNQKDKVFAERYDLDSGSDIYLHGLPNNMLLDEAFYQSEDWTEGCIAMSDDDIQYLFKHVDINTPIVIVP, from the coding sequence ATGTCACATTTTAGTGGTAACGACAGGGAGTTTTGGCGATGTAAGGTCGCTAAGTACTTGGTAGCCTTGTCTGTTTTTTGTTCTACTCAGGTCCGGAGTGCGGATATAGAGTCACTATGGGTGAGTAAGTCACACCGCCAACTTCATGTCTATATAGCAGGAGAAGTGGTTCGAATTATACCTATCAAGCTCGGAATCGAGCCTGAAGGTCCTAAACGGTGGCGAGGTGATAAGCGGACACCAGAAGGTATCTATCGCATTTCGGCCAAAAATCGCTTTAGTCGATTTCATCTCAGTTTACGCATTGATTATCCAAACCAAAAAGATAAAGTCTTTGCTGAGCGCTACGATCTGGATTCAGGGAGTGATATCTATCTGCATGGCTTACCGAATAACATGTTGCTTGATGAGGCATTTTATCAATCGGAAGATTGGACGGAAGGGTGTATTGCAATGTCGGATGATGATATTCAGTACCTTTTTAAACATGTAGACATTAATACGCCAATCGTGATTGTGCCTTAG